A window of Xenopus laevis strain J_2021 chromosome 1L, Xenopus_laevis_v10.1, whole genome shotgun sequence genomic DNA:
TGCAAAGTGACCACCATTATTTCTCTCTTCTAACAGAGCTATTGAAGTATTTTGCTTGGACCTGGGTTGGCGTTATTAGAATAGATGATGAAAATGGAGACAGAGAATTTCAGCTTCTGACTAAATATTTCTCGGACAATGGAATATGTATTGAGTTCTCATCAAAGTTAAATACTAAGATAGACATATCCACAGATGTGCCCTATGTTGTTAAGCATAAGGAGATGCTCAAAAAATCTACCACCAGTGTAATTGTACTTTGTGGAACTGTTTCTACTGCAATAGCTGAAGAATTCAGAATGTTAAGTGATGTTCTCAGAAAGAAGATGTTAATCCTTCCTACTAATTGGGCAACCAATCACATGATGTATTATGCCATACACGTTTTTAATGGGAGTTTAGGATTAATACAGAAATCATGGTATGATCTAAATAGCCCCAAAGTGAAGGATTTCCTAGCGAGTATCCATCCTTCCAAATTCCCAAAAGATGTGTTGCTTGAAGATATTTGGAGGCTGAATTATTTTTGCTACTCAGCTAATGCAAATCTTTATGCTAATAGGGATAACTGCACAGAAGAAGAACGTTTTAAAGACTTTTGGAATTTTAACAATATGTTACACTCCCCCCGGGCGTACCTTGCAGTCAGTCTGCTCTCTCATGCAATTTACAAGATGTTTCTCAGTAAGCCAAGTCCCAAACACGACAAAACTTTGCATAATTACAAGTATCAGGTAAATAACATGAGATGAAGACAAAATAATGCTACTGCATCCACTGTTCCTCCATATATGAATGGTTCAAAGAAGCAGAGCAGTAGAAAACAGGGGTCCATATCTTTCGGGAACAGTTGCAGGTTTCATCATAAATATCAGATAGATGTGGTGGAGTTAGGACAtattatgttaaaatgtttttggggaCTTGCCTGATGATGAGGCAGCTGCAACTGCCAAACATATTTGATTTTGAATGGCAACAGATATGATACTATAGTATATATCTGGGTCCCCAGTCCTGTGTGCCTCTGTGTTACCTGCACTCCATGCCCTCCTTGATTACCAAGTGTCCAACAATGGCAAGCATGATGGGCAATGGGCAAAACAACATAATATGTTAAATAATTAATCAATTCTCTATCCATAGAGGTCTGACGATTTATTTCTGAATCAGGGAATTTTAACCTATGGTTCAGGACTCAAGATACATCACAcagttatatatttaatttaataaacagcTCTATAGAGCATCTGGTAGAGGAAATCAAGTGGCCAGACATGGTGGCCCAGATTCCTGACTGTGTTACTCTGCCTGTTAACATAAGATATAGGGGAGAAGGTCCTCATGGTTAGTGCTGATGGTGCCATTTTGGAGAGGGATGGGGTTTGTTAGATGTCTCTGAAGGAGACTGATGTTGTATATGGcggtttgtttttcctttcagAAGACCTCAATTCCTTATTTAGGGTTGGACACCCTGACCTTCCCAAATACATGTATTTTcttaagatataaaaaaaagtaaatgaaacaaGGTACAACTAGTAGTATCtgtgttattatttatattatatgaataatGTAGGAACAAAGCTTTAGTATTAAGAAGATCTCAATCTGTGTCCTTAATAGTTACATCAGTACCTGAAAGCGCTTAGATATAATGTCCACGGAAGCTCTCCTTATACTTTTGATGAACATGGagcatttaaaagcaaatactgGATATATAACTATAtcattaaagaaaaagtaaaagtgCAACATATTGAATTTAACCCACTGGCTTCATCAAAACAGAAACATTCTGCCTTGGGCATAAAATGGAAAACAGACCAGGTGAGTCTTTTCCATTAAAGGGTCTCAATTCTATACTATGGGGGTGGCAGTATTGTTCATTTAACATATCTCTTTAAGGGTAGGGTATAAATCTTGTACTGTTACTTTTGGATGTGAGAGTTTATTTctgccaatatttaaaaaaaattacattttcccctAGGAGACTAAAGACCTGATTTATGATTGTGAAGTGTGCAAAGCACAAAACCCCGCCATCTGCACCCCTCTTCACACTGCCTTCCTCTGTCTATAAAATGAATTGCCTCAGGTCTCTACTCAGGTCTCTACCTTGGAACTTCTGCCCCAGGTCATCATTTCTAACCCCTTACAATTTTCTCTGAGGGGATAGACAAGCAGAATGTTTATACATGTCTGCACAGTGACACATTGGGGATCAACACATATTTATTCCCAATTGGTTGCATTGcctatgttttttcctgaacactgaAATTTttcactgctgtgcccgtctttctgttttttgtgaatttgcattgcacataaatatttgcaaatggctcgtaaatgagacaggtgtttgcatattacataccgtatatactcgagtataagccgacccgaatataagccgaggtacctaattttacttacgaaaactgggaaaacttattgactcgagtataagcctagacacaactacagccctgtctcccagcagcgcacattctgccaaagtgacccccccagcgatcaacaaAGTGACCCCccacttctttgcaaagttgatggtgacagagaattgccaaacggattactgtgtgcattgtcccactgtcccactaccatgtgcagagggtgctgtttaatattgccatcactgttaatctttcgtataaccaacagagggcgctgtgtggtattgccatcactgttaatccttcatataaccaacagagggcgcactgttattctttcctataaccaacagagggcattgtgggatattgcagtctctccccaagtgaactgttggtataggaatgattaaaagtgactgcaatctcagctactgcccgctgacccgagtataagccgaggtagactttttcagcacattttggatgctgaaaaactcggcttatactcgagtatatacggtacactgaacttatccagctttataaatataccatAAGCATGCACAGggcatatattttgtttatgtatttattatgtataaacTCAGAAACTCAACTAACTTGAGTTACATGtaatgagtttaaaaaaactattgctctggtTTATTTGGGTTTTTCTAAAAATGGACAGAGATGACAATAGTCTAGGTACTAATAAGAACAACAGTAACACTCTTTGTTATTTCCATGTAGAATTTAGATAAGGAAATTAGTATAGAGGACCCCCAGTTTAGGGTGGCCATACTAGCATCTGCTTTCCAGGGGCTGTTTTGGGTGATACATTTATAGACCTTGCACATGTTTCATCTGTAGAAACCAGACAATGAAGTATATTTGACCTTCTCATGATGTTGTTGAAGCTGAGAAGAGGACTATAAAGGTACACTATGTATAAAGGAGTTAACCCATTTTATCACAGTATTGCATCTTATCCACTATTAACAAATTCTTTTGAGAAGAGGGAAGATGAGAGAAGAAGATGAATAATTCTAGCAGCAAAATTTAATGCAACTGAAGATGGGAGAGATGGGAGTTTGGGAACACCAGTTAATCAGATCAGAGTTTGCATCCAGGGaaagaactaggggtaggcagaagaggtaactGCCTAGGGAGCAATGATAGGGGGCaatgggcagctacctctaaaattgtcttctgcctacccctacaaTTTTCACACttctcagtcttactccccttccttccctctgtcacccacctaTCCGTCATTCTCCCCTTTCTCCTGTCACCCTCACCTCTCTCATTTCCCTGTGTCGAACTCCCCCTCCTTCGTAGTTTAGAGTGCATGCGTGGGGGCGCGAGGGGGTTGCCGGCCAGGTTCCCTCGGGTGTCCATCTTGCCTGGCATGGCCCTGCATGCATCTTAGCTTagacagattttggcaatattgcatagTAACAAGAGTGTTCTTAATATCATAAGAGGAAGGAATAAAACCATGTCCAGTTTATAGGGTTAATAAGCATTCCATCAGTCTTAGGTGCTAAATTCAGATagaagtacagtatatttaacataaatataatcatttccATAAtgtaatgaattatatatattcagatgTGAATCAATAATTCAAAAAGAACTAAGAGTTTCTGTTCTTTTTAGATCCCTAGAGCTCAGTGTTCAGAAAACTGTATCCCGGGATTCAGAAAGGCCCCGATGCAAATTCCCCATGTCTGCTGCTATGATTGTGTCCAGTGTCCAGTTGGAGAAATGTCTAACACAACTGgtaaatagaataaaagaatTAGGTTCAATGCTTCAGTCCGCATCCTCCATCACTTTTTTGCCTTCCCCATTTCCTTTATGGTTCTCACACACCACCACACAATGAAAAACGATTGTTTTTGTAAACACTCAGCCTTTTGCTGTAAAAGAAGACTTTCACCAAAGTGCTATTTGAGTTATACATTTTCTCTGTGAgtaacaggaacaccaaaaagaGCACTACTTATAAATCTATACAGTTTCATGGcaaggggcgatcctggccctccgccgcctgaggcagcagcaattgctgctgccccccctcccccatgcaaTTACCTTTATGCACCAGATGGGGTCCAGGGAGGTCcacgagggcagcagagagggccagtaactgtgctctctgtgctagaagagccaaatttcctctttgaaaaacagaaatttggctcttaaattaccaggagcggcatttttgctgcccctggcactTAGTGATGCGCTGCCacctgagacgacagcctcaacttgcctcattggtgaagcacccctgttcATGGCTACATGCACAGACTTCTTGTGTTTCTGAATTAGTGAAAATACTCCTTATTCCCTAGTAAATCAACGGCAACGTATCTTCTGCTTTGGCTTTCatgctgaaaaacacatgttcAGTCCAACTATCTAATTATACTTTGATTTGTAATTGAAGTGTGATTCTGCTTCTTTGCAGACAGTGAAAACTGCATCAGATGCCCAGATATGGAATGGCCCAATGAGAAGAGGAACCAGTGTATTGCTAAAACATTAGAATTTCTCTCTTACACTAATGATGTGATTTCTATGTTATTTTCATCCTTCTCAgttctatttttccttttaacCCTGCTTATATTGGGGGTCTTTATTGAGCACTGTGATACCCCCATAGTGAaagccaacaacaggagcctgagcttcctcctccttgtctccatcaagctgagcttcctcagtgtgtttctgttcctcggtcgccctgtggatataacctgcatgctgcgtaacttcacttttggaatcaccttctccatagctgtctcttctctcctggccaagactatcatggtttgtgttgctttcaaagccaccaagccagggagctcatggagaaaatgggtgggagtcaaactgtccaattctgtcgtcttgttctgctcatccattcaaataataatctgcatgacttggttgtccatttctcctccctttcaggaactggaccttcacacttaccctggaaccatcatcattcagtgcaatgagggctcagctattggcttttactcagttattgggtatatggggcttctggcagctgttagttttgttttagcatttt
This region includes:
- the LOC121401481 gene encoding vomeronasal type-2 receptor 26-like; the protein is MALYDSPTMKISYGASDPFLSDRFTFPYFFRTVQSDHHYFSLLTELLKYFAWTWVGVIRIDDENGDREFQLLTKYFSDNGICIEFSSKLNTKIDISTDVPYVVKHKEMLKKSTTSVIVLCGTVSTAIAEEFRMLSDVLRKKMLILPTNWATNHMMYYAIHVFNGSLGLIQKSWYDLNSPKVKDFLASIHPSKFPKDVLLEDIWRLNYFCYSANANLYANRDNCTEEERFKDFWNFNNMLHSPRAYLAVSLLSHAIYKMFLSKPSPKHDKTLHNYKYQLHQYLKALRYNVHGSSPYTFDEHGAFKSKYWIYNYIIKEKVKVQHIEFNPLASSKQKHSALGIKWKTDQIPRAQCSENCIPGFRKAPMQIPHVCCYDCVQCPVGEMSNTTDSENCIRCPDMEWPNEKRNQCIAKTLEFLSYTNDVISMLFSSFSVLFFLLTLLILGVFIEHCDTPIVKANNRSLSFLLLVSIKLSFLSVFLFLGRPVDITCMLRNFTFGITFSIAVSSLLAKTIMVCVAFKATKPGSSWRKWVGVKLSNSVVLFCSSIQIIICMTWLSISPPFQELDLHTYPGTIIIQCNEGSAIGFYSVIGYMGLLAAVSFVLAFLARTLPDSFNEAKYITFSMLLFCSVWITMIPAYLSTKGKNTVCV